The following are encoded together in the Cohaesibacter gelatinilyticus genome:
- the hutG gene encoding N-formylglutamate deformylase, with the protein MTTPNLTPSELMLQVTGTQPILINVPHAGTQLPPSLKANLRDNALNLKDTDWHMADFALPCAELGASVMAANYSRYVVDLNRSREDTPLYSGPTTGLISQIDFDGEPLYKEGMAPNHDEVQSRIETYWVPYHDALEAEIQRIKSKFGMCILLDLHSIRSQVPRLFENILPDLNLGTNSGQSTDFKYESCAENLLSSSSYSFVKNGRFKGGYITRHYGRPEQNIHALQLEIAQSTYMIEQAPWTLVQKKADQLTSTIKGLASALLVETSTA; encoded by the coding sequence GTGACGACACCCAATTTGACCCCTTCAGAATTGATGCTTCAGGTGACTGGAACCCAACCAATCCTGATCAATGTTCCCCATGCCGGCACACAATTGCCTCCATCCCTGAAGGCCAATCTGCGTGATAATGCGCTTAATCTGAAAGATACGGATTGGCATATGGCTGACTTCGCCCTGCCCTGTGCCGAATTGGGTGCAAGTGTCATGGCAGCAAATTATTCGCGCTATGTGGTTGATCTGAACCGATCACGCGAAGACACGCCTCTTTACTCCGGTCCCACGACAGGTCTGATCTCTCAAATCGATTTTGATGGTGAGCCACTCTATAAAGAAGGAATGGCTCCAAACCATGATGAGGTCCAATCAAGGATCGAAACCTATTGGGTGCCATATCACGATGCCTTAGAAGCAGAGATACAGCGCATCAAATCCAAGTTCGGTATGTGCATTCTGCTCGACCTGCACTCAATTCGCTCACAAGTTCCAAGACTGTTTGAAAATATTCTCCCGGACCTGAATCTCGGAACGAATAGCGGCCAAAGCACCGACTTCAAATATGAAAGCTGTGCTGAAAATCTGCTCAGTTCTAGCAGCTATAGTTTTGTGAAAAATGGCCGTTTCAAAGGCGGATACATTACCCGCCACTACGGCAGACCAGAACAGAACATTCATGCCCTGCAACTCGAGATTGCCCAATCAACTTACATGATTGAGCAAGCACCCTGGACATTGGTTCAGAAAAAAGCAGATCAGCTCACGTCTACAATCAAGGGACTTGCCTCCGCATTGCTTGTTGAAACCAGCACAGCATAA
- a CDS encoding formimidoylglutamate deiminase translates to MAGGFHFKQVLTEQGWMHDVSIQIDDNGHIESLVQDANSSAYPVFKNPVIPGMPNLHSHSFQYAMAGLSEIRKNPVDSFWSWREMMYYFALNVSPEDLQAITAKLYMDLLKGGYTEIAEFHYLHNDMDGSYYACPQELSASIIHAAERTGLNLTHLPVFYAHANFGGLAPEDAQKRFINSRDQYVLLLEELKKQHPSHNLGIAPHSLRAVTEDEMTWLMELRSSLVPDCPVHIHIAEQTKEVQDSIAYSGMRSVAALMNQAPVDEKWCLIHATHLDDSEVKAIAKSGATAGLCPLTESNLGDGIFRGTDFMNAGGHFGIGSDSNICTEAMQELRTLEYSQRLERRQRNVFCSDAYPNNGTNLWVNAAKGGARACGREIGRIAVGARADFVEISYDRDGIMAAVSPEAVLDFHIFSGQQAEIRDVYVAGNRVIEAGRHPLEDSINSAYIFALQRLAQKL, encoded by the coding sequence ATGGCCGGTGGATTTCACTTTAAACAGGTCCTGACCGAACAAGGCTGGATGCACGATGTCTCGATCCAGATTGACGACAATGGTCACATCGAAAGCCTGGTTCAGGATGCGAATAGCAGCGCTTATCCTGTCTTTAAAAATCCGGTCATTCCGGGAATGCCGAACCTGCATAGCCACTCTTTTCAATATGCGATGGCAGGTCTGTCCGAGATTCGCAAGAACCCGGTAGACAGCTTCTGGTCCTGGCGCGAAATGATGTATTATTTTGCGCTCAATGTCTCCCCAGAAGATCTACAGGCGATCACAGCAAAGCTCTATATGGATCTTCTGAAGGGTGGCTATACTGAGATCGCCGAGTTCCACTATCTGCATAACGATATGGACGGCAGCTATTATGCATGTCCTCAAGAGTTGTCTGCATCGATCATCCATGCAGCGGAACGCACTGGCCTAAACCTGACACATTTGCCAGTCTTCTATGCCCACGCAAACTTTGGTGGCTTGGCTCCTGAGGACGCCCAAAAGCGCTTCATCAATTCCAGAGATCAGTATGTGTTGCTACTGGAAGAATTGAAGAAACAACATCCTTCACACAATCTTGGCATCGCCCCGCATTCCCTGCGCGCTGTTACCGAAGATGAAATGACCTGGCTCATGGAGCTTCGCTCAAGTTTGGTTCCAGATTGTCCGGTTCATATTCACATTGCCGAGCAGACCAAGGAAGTTCAGGATTCCATTGCCTATAGTGGCATGCGTTCAGTTGCGGCACTGATGAATCAGGCTCCAGTCGACGAAAAATGGTGCCTCATTCATGCAACACATCTGGATGATAGCGAAGTCAAAGCGATCGCTAAATCTGGTGCAACTGCAGGCCTTTGCCCTCTGACGGAGTCGAACCTTGGCGATGGTATTTTCCGCGGGACCGATTTCATGAATGCTGGTGGTCATTTCGGAATCGGCTCCGACAGCAATATCTGCACAGAAGCAATGCAGGAACTAAGAACCTTGGAATATAGTCAACGGCTGGAACGAAGACAGCGAAATGTCTTCTGTTCAGATGCCTATCCGAACAATGGCACCAATCTCTGGGTGAATGCTGCCAAGGGTGGAGCCCGTGCCTGCGGAAGAGAGATTGGGCGAATCGCAGTCGGAGCACGGGCTGATTTTGTCGAAATCAGTTATGACCGAGATGGCATAATGGCGGCAGTTTCACCAGAAGCCGTATTGGACTTCCATATTTTCTCTGGTCAACAGGCAGAAATCAGAGATGTTTATGTCGCCGGCAACAGGGTAATCGAGGCCGGTCGACATCCTCTGGAAGATAGCATCAACTCCGCCTATATTTTCGCTTTGCAGAGGCTGGCGCAAAAGCTATGA
- a CDS encoding IclR family transcriptional regulator: protein MSKEKKYQSNSLLRGLRILEAFGSGHAQMTLSQIADEISVTSSAAFRFVHTLEQEGYLIKNEAARTFRLAPRVMELGYSYIKALDLSEVAADHARALRDHSGFSVHVAVLENTEAVYVFRAMSPSPMVSNIPVGSRLPAFATSMGRIMLCSLSDEELDRRFEDYEFQKFTETTIETLDELKSALIEDRKRGYVAQASQLAEGTVAIAAPIYDRSNYAIGSVNISGHRNQLTATEDLIQMVRQCAERISEMQ from the coding sequence ATGTCTAAGGAAAAAAAGTACCAATCGAATTCTCTTCTGCGCGGGCTGCGTATTCTGGAAGCCTTTGGATCTGGGCACGCACAGATGACTTTGTCACAGATTGCTGATGAGATCTCGGTGACAAGTTCAGCTGCATTCCGCTTTGTTCATACGCTGGAACAAGAAGGCTATTTGATCAAGAATGAAGCCGCACGGACCTTTCGCCTAGCACCAAGAGTTATGGAACTCGGCTATAGTTACATAAAGGCCTTGGACCTGAGCGAAGTCGCAGCAGATCACGCCAGAGCATTGCGTGATCATTCCGGCTTCTCAGTACATGTGGCAGTTCTGGAAAATACTGAAGCGGTTTATGTTTTCCGTGCCATGTCCCCCAGCCCGATGGTATCGAACATCCCGGTTGGCTCCCGGCTCCCGGCATTTGCAACCTCCATGGGTCGCATCATGCTTTGCTCCCTGAGTGATGAAGAGCTTGACCGTCGCTTTGAAGACTATGAATTTCAAAAATTCACCGAAACAACTATTGAAACACTGGATGAATTGAAATCAGCATTGATTGAAGACAGAAAGCGCGGATATGTCGCTCAGGCCTCACAATTGGCAGAGGGAACTGTTGCAATCGCCGCCCCGATTTACGATCGATCAAACTATGCCATTGGCTCGGTTAACATCTCCGGGCACCGCAATCAGCTCACTGCAACCGAGGATCTGATTCAGATGGTACGCCAATGCGCTGAACGCATCTCGGAAATGCAATAA
- a CDS encoding 2Fe-2S iron-sulfur cluster-binding protein: protein MPDLSGVPSYPVVSFQRPDHRESLVNAMAEAQAMLDAIRIGLINKAKAEVPEDRSERANHMKAFGYFSDASMMAIAKIPQSALLEKPYVNPDIEALAYKLQNEQTTTLASGVDVIMADLKESMEAPPTGIEKHSHALVIAQEFVRDPEEGEVGADWIMDAQEARACMRSSEVAIVLAQYLRLLGYDARAHTGSTSDVDLNQLAVASGLAGVEDGQVVNPYLGTRFGLAAVTTNFEMQIDHPIKPLKEQSSFHTYGPAWMVGKGFAKNAFNHEPFSKRRFVDGAHPFEKLKRVDDPTTFIDEMRVPRVPKRTDMFARSLFGDMGKGNQQAARNGHYVRKSAPSMAQRRALGAFTLLQDGPANPEKSQHTQSAKSNAENIKAAAYFLGGDAIGLSRCPEWAWYSHNALGDEINPPHDQAISMIIDQGFETMEGASGDDWIAVSQSMRAYLRFSILGGVIANQIRRLGYPAKAHSVMDGEVLQPPLLLLSGLGEVSRIGEVILNPFLGPRLKSGAVTTTMPMEHDKPIDFGLQEFCNACNKCARECPSGAITAGPKLMFNGYEIWKSDSQKCTTYRVTQPGGAMCGRCMKTCPWNLEGLFIQAPFRWAAMNFPKLAPALAKLDDKVGNGEINPIKKWWWDLEIEEDGGYRPTKKPVNERALQTSLDLQYEDQTLAVYPANLAPHPWPFPFPMDREKGIEAYQAMITAKEYKARLAAGETDDLAHSYHIEGDAPVIRVKIARVEAMTSGINKYELSSVDGSPLPDWTAGAHLDIVVAPEFLRQYSMSGDPANNQSYQIGVLREDEGRGGSQLLHRIFNEGRKIFISKPINHFGLDEAAKKTFLMGGGIGITPMIAMAHRLHAIGADFAIHYSCSSRTNAGFLSDLAEFPWKNKLQLHFSDEGSRADLNAILAGYQDGYHVYTCGPERYMNGVLDAAEEQGYPDEARHFEFFNVPELPEYENYDFTLRLAKSGREFLVPADRSATDILTENGISVDVKCSDGICGVCKCGIVEGDVEHRDFVLSKAQREKEMILCQSRAAAKDGVVIVDL from the coding sequence ATGCCCGACCTGTCTGGTGTGCCTTCCTATCCTGTCGTATCTTTCCAAAGGCCCGATCATCGAGAAAGCCTTGTCAATGCAATGGCAGAGGCGCAGGCCATGCTCGATGCCATTCGCATCGGATTGATCAATAAGGCAAAGGCGGAAGTGCCAGAGGATCGATCGGAGCGTGCCAATCATATGAAGGCTTTTGGGTATTTTTCCGATGCCTCCATGATGGCAATTGCCAAGATCCCGCAAAGCGCGTTGTTGGAAAAGCCGTATGTGAACCCTGACATTGAGGCGCTGGCCTACAAGCTGCAAAATGAACAAACAACAACCCTGGCTTCGGGTGTTGATGTCATCATGGCTGACCTGAAGGAGTCAATGGAAGCGCCTCCAACGGGAATTGAAAAGCATAGTCATGCTTTGGTCATTGCTCAGGAGTTCGTTCGTGATCCCGAAGAAGGAGAGGTCGGAGCTGATTGGATCATGGATGCGCAAGAGGCACGTGCTTGCATGCGATCTTCCGAGGTGGCAATTGTACTGGCTCAATATCTAAGATTGCTTGGATATGACGCCCGGGCACATACCGGCTCCACCAGTGATGTCGACCTCAATCAGTTGGCTGTCGCCAGTGGTTTGGCGGGTGTTGAAGATGGTCAGGTGGTGAACCCGTATCTGGGAACCCGTTTCGGTCTGGCGGCTGTGACAACCAATTTCGAGATGCAGATTGATCATCCGATCAAGCCTTTGAAAGAGCAGTCTTCATTCCATACCTATGGACCCGCCTGGATGGTCGGTAAGGGTTTTGCCAAAAATGCCTTCAATCATGAGCCATTCAGCAAGCGGCGTTTCGTTGATGGCGCGCATCCGTTCGAGAAGCTGAAGCGTGTCGATGATCCGACCACCTTCATTGATGAAATGCGGGTGCCAAGAGTACCAAAGCGCACGGATATGTTTGCACGTTCTTTGTTTGGTGACATGGGCAAAGGCAATCAACAAGCGGCGAGAAACGGCCATTATGTTCGCAAATCAGCTCCTTCCATGGCGCAGCGCCGTGCCTTGGGGGCCTTTACCTTACTGCAGGATGGCCCGGCCAATCCGGAAAAATCTCAGCATACACAATCTGCCAAGTCCAATGCGGAGAATATCAAGGCAGCAGCTTACTTTCTGGGAGGAGATGCCATCGGACTATCCCGGTGCCCGGAGTGGGCTTGGTATTCTCATAACGCTCTGGGGGATGAGATCAACCCGCCCCATGATCAGGCCATATCAATGATCATTGATCAGGGCTTTGAGACCATGGAAGGGGCTTCTGGTGATGATTGGATTGCTGTGTCCCAGTCCATGCGGGCTTATCTGAGATTCTCGATCCTTGGTGGTGTTATTGCCAATCAAATACGCCGCCTTGGTTATCCTGCCAAAGCCCATTCGGTTATGGATGGTGAAGTCCTGCAGCCACCATTGTTGCTCTTGTCTGGCCTTGGGGAAGTTAGCCGTATTGGTGAAGTGATCCTCAATCCATTTTTGGGACCAAGGCTGAAGTCAGGCGCGGTTACCACCACCATGCCGATGGAACATGACAAACCCATTGATTTTGGTCTGCAGGAATTTTGCAATGCCTGCAACAAGTGTGCGCGGGAATGTCCTTCAGGGGCCATCACGGCTGGTCCCAAATTGATGTTCAATGGCTATGAAATCTGGAAGTCTGATAGTCAGAAATGTACCACTTATCGGGTGACACAACCCGGTGGGGCCATGTGTGGGCGTTGTATGAAAACCTGTCCATGGAATCTGGAAGGCTTGTTCATTCAAGCTCCATTCCGCTGGGCGGCCATGAACTTTCCCAAACTGGCGCCAGCTCTTGCCAAACTTGATGATAAAGTCGGGAATGGTGAGATCAATCCCATCAAGAAATGGTGGTGGGATCTCGAGATTGAGGAAGATGGCGGATACAGGCCTACCAAAAAGCCGGTTAATGAACGGGCGCTTCAGACAAGTCTCGATTTGCAATATGAAGATCAGACCCTTGCGGTTTATCCCGCCAATCTGGCTCCTCATCCATGGCCATTTCCCTTCCCAATGGATCGAGAAAAGGGGATTGAGGCTTATCAAGCCATGATCACGGCCAAGGAATATAAGGCTCGGTTGGCCGCTGGGGAGACTGATGATCTTGCACACAGTTATCACATCGAGGGTGATGCCCCTGTGATACGGGTGAAGATTGCCAGGGTTGAAGCCATGACGTCTGGCATCAACAAATATGAGCTCAGTTCGGTCGATGGCTCGCCGTTGCCAGATTGGACTGCAGGGGCTCATCTGGACATTGTGGTGGCGCCGGAATTCCTGCGTCAATATTCCATGTCAGGTGATCCTGCCAACAATCAAAGCTATCAGATCGGAGTTTTACGAGAGGATGAAGGGCGCGGAGGGTCTCAGTTGCTGCACCGTATATTCAACGAGGGTCGCAAGATCTTTATTTCCAAACCCATCAATCATTTCGGTCTGGATGAGGCTGCCAAGAAAACCTTCCTCATGGGGGGAGGGATTGGTATCACACCAATGATTGCGATGGCGCATCGTTTACATGCAATTGGTGCTGATTTTGCCATTCATTATTCGTGCTCAAGCAGGACTAATGCTGGGTTCTTAAGTGATCTGGCTGAGTTTCCTTGGAAGAATAAGCTTCAGTTGCACTTCAGTGATGAGGGATCGCGAGCTGACTTGAATGCAATTCTGGCAGGTTATCAGGACGGTTATCATGTTTATACCTGCGGGCCAGAGCGTTACATGAATGGTGTGCTGGATGCCGCTGAAGAGCAGGGTTATCCCGATGAGGCGCGTCATTTTGAATTCTTCAATGTTCCAGAACTACCCGAATATGAGAATTATGATTTCACGCTCAGGCTAGCGAAATCCGGAAGGGAATTCCTTGTTCCTGCGGATCGATCTGCAACGGATATTCTGACCGAAAATGGCATCTCAGTAGATGTGAAATGCTCAGATGGCATTTGCGGTGTTTGCAAATGCGGCATTGTTGAAGGGGATGTCGAGCATCGAGATTTTGTGCTCTCCAAAGCTCAAAGAGAGAAGGAGATGATCCTTTGCCAATCACGAGCTGCAGCAAAAGATGGTGTTGTGATCGTCGACCTATAG
- a CDS encoding MarR family winged helix-turn-helix transcriptional regulator, producing MAEQFTLHNRIGFKVTSLARVMESRFERKLKKHNVTRLMWCVLRGVGMEGQSTPSQLASYIGVARPAISRLLKTMMDRGFIERQSKGEDGRVSEVVLTELGQSTMKECHILVRELNNHYSSKLDDEAFEQFMQTINVLLEGEDETLMRL from the coding sequence ATGGCGGAACAATTCACGCTCCACAATCGTATTGGTTTCAAGGTCACCAGTTTGGCCAGGGTCATGGAATCTCGGTTTGAAAGAAAGCTGAAAAAACATAATGTTACTCGTCTGATGTGGTGCGTCTTGCGAGGCGTGGGTATGGAAGGCCAGTCCACACCGTCTCAGCTCGCCAGCTATATTGGTGTCGCCCGTCCGGCAATCTCCCGCCTGTTGAAGACCATGATGGACAGAGGTTTCATCGAGCGGCAATCCAAGGGTGAAGATGGGCGGGTCAGTGAAGTTGTTCTGACCGAGCTTGGGCAAAGCACCATGAAGGAATGTCACATTCTAGTTCGGGAATTGAACAATCACTATTCCAGCAAGTTGGACGACGAAGCCTTCGAGCAATTCATGCAGACCATTAATGTGCTGCTAGAAGGTGAAGACGAAACACTGATGCGTTTGTAA
- a CDS encoding TRAP transporter substrate-binding protein has protein sequence MVGSEKKRSIAALIALAAFVGLGPQSIQAAELKAAHFMPSMHPMDKGVMTPLAGDIEKATNGSLTIRVFPSGELGKGPVQQYKRVVTGVADIVFGIPDYTPKQFRKTAMVHVPGLFADGTVATNKMWDHIDLFKDEYAATKLLGLWANNPSVLITRKKPVRTMGDFKGLKVRSPNPIMAELIKAWGGIPVSMPTTEAYNAMNTGVLDAVMIGPSGIRSYKLNETAKYITTNLPSALDTFYLLMNKSSWDALDDKQKKELDNLTGRKISLKGAEEFRKAGQAGLDLAVKSKVELIEIDAAAEAEFRKAMKPALDAFIAKTSDETGVDASDIVSQLSK, from the coding sequence ATGGTAGGAAGCGAAAAAAAGCGTAGCATTGCTGCATTGATCGCATTGGCTGCTTTTGTCGGCCTCGGACCACAAAGCATTCAGGCAGCAGAACTGAAAGCTGCACATTTCATGCCCTCAATGCACCCCATGGACAAAGGGGTCATGACACCTCTGGCAGGTGACATTGAAAAAGCGACCAATGGATCTTTGACCATTCGCGTATTTCCCTCGGGCGAGTTGGGTAAAGGACCGGTTCAGCAATATAAGCGTGTTGTGACCGGCGTCGCTGACATTGTTTTCGGCATTCCTGACTATACACCCAAGCAGTTCCGCAAAACCGCCATGGTGCATGTACCGGGCCTATTTGCTGACGGTACAGTTGCAACCAACAAGATGTGGGACCATATCGATCTTTTCAAAGACGAATATGCAGCAACAAAGCTGCTTGGTCTCTGGGCCAACAATCCATCTGTTCTGATCACAAGAAAGAAGCCTGTCCGCACCATGGGCGACTTCAAAGGTCTGAAAGTCCGCTCACCAAACCCAATCATGGCTGAGCTAATCAAGGCATGGGGTGGCATTCCGGTGTCCATGCCAACGACTGAAGCCTATAACGCCATGAATACAGGTGTTCTGGATGCAGTCATGATCGGCCCTTCCGGCATTCGTTCCTACAAGCTGAATGAGACCGCAAAATACATCACCACCAATCTACCTTCTGCGCTGGATACCTTCTATCTGCTGATGAACAAGAGCAGCTGGGATGCCCTTGATGACAAACAGAAGAAAGAACTCGACAATCTGACTGGCCGTAAGATCAGCCTGAAGGGCGCGGAAGAGTTCCGCAAAGCTGGTCAAGCAGGACTGGATCTGGCTGTAAAATCAAAGGTCGAGCTGATCGAGATTGACGCTGCTGCAGAGGCTGAGTTCCGCAAAGCCATGAAACCGGCTCTGGATGCCTTTATCGCCAAAACATCTGATGAAACTGGCGTTGACGCATCCGATATCGTTTCGCAGCTATCGAAATAG
- a CDS encoding TRAP transporter small permease, with protein MMFLSVGDALLRSFFDSPIFGANDLTQIGLSIVVSISLPLCVLAGRLIAIDTLIKMAPSYLEKSANWLVTGLSIIMLAYIAWRSALNALSAADFGETTLLLQLSFAPSYYVISAGSAASAVLLFVKMVKEWRSS; from the coding sequence ATGATGTTTCTGTCTGTCGGGGACGCATTGCTGAGATCCTTTTTCGACAGTCCAATATTTGGTGCGAATGACCTCACACAGATTGGCCTTTCTATCGTCGTGTCCATCAGCCTGCCCCTCTGCGTTCTCGCGGGTAGATTGATTGCCATCGACACACTGATCAAAATGGCACCCTCCTATTTGGAGAAAAGTGCCAATTGGTTGGTAACGGGTCTTAGCATCATCATGCTTGCCTATATCGCCTGGCGGTCTGCCCTCAATGCTCTCAGCGCGGCTGATTTTGGAGAAACAACATTGCTCCTGCAGCTCTCCTTTGCTCCATCCTATTATGTAATCTCAGCAGGGTCCGCTGCATCGGCCGTGTTGCTCTTTGTCAAAATGGTGAAAGAATGGCGGTCGAGTTAA
- a CDS encoding TRAP transporter large permease yields the protein MAVELIGSLGFLALFGLLASGMPVAMALTLVGFIGTAIMSGISAAAYTLSGQVFATVTVYELSIIPLFILMGNLASAAGLSRDLFNAAYKIIGHLRGGLATATILGCAGFAALSGSSIASAITMGKVSYPEMRRHNYGARLATGAIAAGGTLGILIPPSTGFVIYAVLTEESIGRLFIAGVLPGLLLTGCFILAILVITFIWPEEGPRGPSFDRNEKFRSLVQAGGITTIIMITIGGIYTGFFTPVEASGVGAFFALFMLIIRRKCNLRVLYDVGAESLRTTGMVFFILIGANVFAPFVALSHLPETIAGAVTDLSLGAYGTLTIILLGYVILGMFIEGLSLLVITLPIVFPLITGLGFDPIWLGVVMVIVLEMGLISPPIGVNVFIVKSVVPDVKIETIFAGIMPFWIAMIVTLTLLVFMPEIALLLPNAMFSN from the coding sequence ATGGCGGTCGAGTTAATTGGTTCCCTAGGGTTTCTGGCCCTATTCGGCCTGCTGGCATCGGGTATGCCAGTCGCCATGGCATTGACGCTGGTCGGTTTTATAGGAACAGCCATCATGTCAGGCATATCGGCTGCAGCTTACACACTGAGCGGACAGGTGTTTGCAACAGTCACTGTCTATGAGTTATCGATCATTCCGCTTTTCATCTTGATGGGAAATCTGGCCTCTGCTGCAGGTCTGAGCAGAGACCTCTTCAATGCAGCCTATAAGATAATCGGCCATCTGCGCGGTGGTCTTGCCACCGCAACCATACTGGGTTGCGCCGGTTTCGCAGCTCTTTCCGGCTCCTCGATTGCATCCGCGATCACAATGGGCAAGGTATCTTATCCCGAGATGCGTCGCCATAATTATGGTGCGAGATTGGCAACAGGCGCCATTGCAGCAGGTGGTACTCTTGGGATCCTGATCCCGCCATCCACCGGATTTGTAATCTATGCGGTACTGACTGAGGAATCCATCGGACGTCTGTTCATTGCCGGTGTTCTACCAGGCCTGTTGCTGACAGGATGCTTCATTCTCGCCATTCTGGTCATCACCTTCATCTGGCCAGAAGAAGGACCACGTGGGCCGAGTTTTGATCGGAACGAGAAATTCCGCAGCCTTGTTCAGGCTGGCGGCATCACCACCATCATCATGATCACCATCGGCGGGATCTATACCGGCTTCTTCACACCGGTTGAAGCGTCTGGCGTTGGTGCGTTCTTTGCCCTGTTCATGCTGATCATTCGCCGCAAATGCAATCTCCGCGTTCTCTATGATGTTGGGGCTGAGAGTTTGCGGACAACTGGTATGGTCTTTTTCATCCTGATCGGAGCCAACGTTTTCGCTCCATTCGTGGCATTATCCCACCTGCCAGAGACCATCGCAGGTGCCGTCACCGATCTATCATTAGGTGCCTATGGAACCCTTACCATCATCTTGCTGGGCTATGTCATTCTCGGCATGTTCATCGAAGGATTATCGCTGCTGGTCATCACTCTGCCCATTGTTTTTCCATTGATCACTGGTCTGGGTTTCGATCCGATCTGGCTGGGTGTGGTGATGGTCATCGTTCTGGAGATGGGTTTGATTTCACCACCTATCGGCGTCAACGTCTTCATCGTCAAAAGCGTCGTGCCGGATGTGAAGATTGAAACCATATTTGCAGGCATCATGCCCTTTTGGATCGCAATGATCGTAACGCTAACGCTACTGGTATTCATGCCAGAAATTGCGCTTCTACTCCCCAACGCGATGTTCAGCAATTGA
- the cpdR gene encoding cell cycle two-component system response regulator CpdR has translation MMSQILLAEDDNDMRRFLARALQNAGYEVVSYDNGKSAYDRLREEPFNLLLTDIVMPEMDGIELARRATELDPDLKVMFITGFAAVALNPDSQAPKDAKVLSKPFHLRDLVNEVGKMLAA, from the coding sequence GTGATGTCGCAGATTTTGCTGGCAGAAGATGATAATGATATGCGCCGCTTTTTGGCGCGTGCGCTGCAGAATGCGGGCTATGAAGTTGTGTCGTATGACAATGGCAAGAGTGCTTATGATCGTTTGCGCGAAGAGCCGTTCAATCTGCTCTTGACCGATATTGTGATGCCGGAAATGGATGGTATCGAGCTGGCGCGTCGTGCAACAGAGCTGGACCCGGATCTGAAAGTGATGTTCATCACTGGTTTTGCGGCGGTTGCCCTGAACCCGGATTCACAAGCTCCAAAAGATGCCAAAGTGCTTTCAAAGCCATTTCATTTGCGTGATCTGGTCAATGAAGTGGGCAAGATGCTGGCAGCTTAA
- a CDS encoding N-formylglutamate amidohydrolase: MDFEQKTDLTDPYSFSRAVLQSAPFLFNSPHSGRCYPDQFRNSSKLDATQLRRSEDAFIDLIFSDLPSKGIPLMAANFPRAFLDLNREPYELDPHMFNEALPPYAKSQTPRVGSGLGTIARIVSENQEIYKHKLSLAHALDRIELYYKPYHKMLRHQLARIHVQFGYACLIDCHSMPSRIFRHLPSGQQPDIILGDRYGISCHSDLTEAAYAILTDLGFNVALNNPYAGGFITQHYGRPTKGLHALQIELNRALYMDEETICPGVNFAAIQKAMTNFSEQLQLSTSRLFRPTKAAAE; encoded by the coding sequence ATGGATTTTGAACAGAAAACAGACCTGACAGACCCTTATTCCTTTTCCCGGGCCGTACTTCAATCAGCACCTTTCCTGTTTAATTCCCCTCACTCCGGACGCTGTTATCCTGATCAATTCCGAAATTCCAGCAAGCTGGACGCAACACAATTGCGTCGCTCGGAAGATGCTTTCATCGATCTGATATTCTCGGATCTTCCCTCCAAGGGCATTCCTTTGATGGCAGCAAACTTCCCGCGTGCTTTTCTGGACTTGAACCGGGAACCTTATGAGCTTGATCCACATATGTTCAATGAGGCTCTGCCACCCTATGCAAAAAGTCAAACACCAAGGGTGGGATCAGGTCTTGGCACCATTGCTCGCATAGTCTCGGAGAATCAGGAAATCTACAAACATAAACTTAGTCTGGCGCACGCTCTTGATCGCATCGAACTCTATTACAAGCCCTACCATAAAATGCTACGCCATCAATTGGCCCGCATACATGTGCAGTTTGGATATGCCTGCCTGATTGATTGCCACTCCATGCCCTCGCGCATTTTTCGCCATCTTCCCTCTGGTCAGCAGCCGGATATCATTTTGGGAGATCGTTATGGGATTTCCTGCCATAGTGATCTCACAGAAGCCGCTTATGCCATTCTCACTGATCTTGGCTTCAACGTTGCGCTGAACAATCCTTATGCTGGCGGGTTCATCACCCAGCACTATGGCCGACCAACCAAAGGTCTGCACGCTTTGCAGATCGAGTTGAACCGTGCGCTGTATATGGACGAAGAAACAATCTGCCCTGGAGTAAACTTTGCGGCCATTCAGAAAGCCATGACAAATTTCTCAGAGCAACTACAACTCTCTACCAGTCGCCTCTTCCGCCCTACCAAGGCAGCAGCTGAATAA